The genomic region GCTTTATCAGATGGTCCGAACCAGATACCTTTATCTGAATTTCCTTCAATCATAGAAAATTTACTCTCATTGAGGGAGTTTCTCCTTGAAAAAGGTATATAAACTTATCCTATCTTTGATAATAACCACAAGTTGTGGAGTAAAAGGAGGTCCTTATCCTCCATTTACAGACGCACCAGAGACAGTAAAAAAAGCCTATATAAAACAGCAAGACGGAGAGATAGTTGTTTACTGGAATTATATTCCCAGATATGCCGATGGTAGAAAGATGAACGAAAAGTACAGATTTGAGGTTTACTCTCTTGAACACCGGATTATAAAAGATATAAAACAATCTGGAAATTTATACTGGTTTAGATTTCCGTTTTCTCAGGAAAAAGAGTACTGTTTCAGGTTTAAAGTTGTAACAAAAAAAAGCAGAAGCAGTTTCTCAAAATATTTCTGTTACATACCTACATTCAATTATCCAAAGACAAAGCCCCAGTTTGAGATTTTTATCGTTAAAGAAGGTATAAAACTCAAATGGGATAGTAATACTATGAAGACAAATATCTATAAAAGTCTAAAAAGAGAGTACTACCCGATACCTGTAAAAGTATTAAAGGATAATTACTATGTAGATAAACAGGTAAGAGAGGGAGTCAGATACTGTTATTACGTCACATATGAAAACAAAAACGGTGTAGAAAGCTTTCCTTCAGATATAAAATGCAGGATTTATAAAGATATATTCCCCCCTGAACCTCCCAAAAATCCAAAAATAATAAAAAAAGATAACAAAACTTACCTTGTCTGGACAGAAAGCAGTTCTAAAGATGTTATAGGTTATATTATCGAGATCAACGGAAAACCTATTAACAAAGTACCTATCAAAACATACATACTCCAGATTCCAGATTACAAAAAAGGAATTGAGGTAAAAATATACGCTGTAGACAAAAGCGGAAACAGAAG from Persephonella hydrogeniphila harbors:
- a CDS encoding fibronectin type III domain-containing protein encodes the protein MKKVYKLILSLIITTSCGVKGGPYPPFTDAPETVKKAYIKQQDGEIVVYWNYIPRYADGRKMNEKYRFEVYSLEHRIIKDIKQSGNLYWFRFPFSQEKEYCFRFKVVTKKSRSSFSKYFCYIPTFNYPKTKPQFEIFIVKEGIKLKWDSNTMKTNIYKSLKREYYPIPVKVLKDNYYVDKQVREGVRYCYYVTYENKNGVESFPSDIKCRIYKDIFPPEPPKNPKIIKKDNKTYLVWTESSSKDVIGYIIEINGKPINKVPIKTYILQIPDYKKGIEVKIYAVDKSGNRSSPAILK